The Chryseolinea soli genome contains a region encoding:
- a CDS encoding dihydrofolate reductase family protein produces the protein MRKLVAAINTTIDGFCDHTAGVPDAEIHQHYTELLKSAGAILYGRITYQLMENHWPGVVKNPTGNKAMDDFAVAIQDVPKIVFSRTLKSVEWENTRLATRDLQEEVLELKQQAGKDVFVGSPGLIAALTKLNLFDEYQLCVHPVIIGSGLPLFKNISERMVLRLAKSKAFKSSGAMMLYYEPTK, from the coding sequence ATGAGAAAACTAGTTGCCGCTATCAATACGACGATCGACGGGTTTTGCGACCACACGGCAGGGGTTCCGGACGCTGAAATACATCAGCATTACACCGAGTTGTTAAAAAGCGCAGGCGCCATTTTATATGGAAGAATAACCTATCAACTCATGGAGAACCATTGGCCAGGGGTCGTGAAAAATCCCACCGGCAATAAAGCCATGGATGACTTTGCGGTGGCCATACAGGACGTTCCTAAAATTGTTTTTTCCCGCACGCTGAAGAGTGTTGAATGGGAAAATACAAGATTGGCCACGCGGGACCTTCAAGAGGAAGTCTTGGAACTCAAGCAGCAAGCGGGTAAGGATGTTTTCGTGGGTAGCCCGGGGTTAATAGCAGCATTGACGAAACTTAATTTATTTGATGAATATCAACTCTGTGTTCATCCCGTGATAATAGGGAGCGGGTTGCCACTATTTAAAAATATCAGCGAAAGAATGGTTCTCAGGCTTGCAAAATCAAAAGCTTTCAAGTCCTCCGGTGCGATGATGCTTTATTATGAGCCCACAAAATAA
- a CDS encoding alpha/beta hydrolase has protein sequence MPGKVNYLILEDAESDPKPDHIVSEKDFLSSLTSPAELRDVVIFVHGTDYTIGEVLDRHKHIKANLQQQGYAGELISFDWPSNGMPLLYLDDRHDAKMTAMILVKSGITLLAKQQGRGCILNVHAMAHSSGAYIIQESFNDSETTRSTAEVNWTLSQLILFGGDVSSDSLSVTRGESVYRHCNRLTNYYNPHDAVLAISNAKRAGFKNRVGRIGLPSDVPPKAVDVHCGDYYKAHGVNLEVRKGKPSHAWYFYSDVWWKDVYGTLMGNDDRNVIASRVLRDGKLFIQEV, from the coding sequence ATGCCTGGCAAAGTTAACTACCTCATACTCGAGGACGCGGAAAGCGATCCCAAGCCCGATCACATCGTTTCAGAGAAAGACTTTCTAAGTTCACTGACGTCACCGGCTGAGTTACGGGACGTTGTAATATTTGTGCACGGCACGGACTATACCATAGGCGAAGTCCTGGATCGTCATAAACACATCAAAGCGAATCTTCAACAACAAGGTTATGCCGGTGAGCTGATTAGTTTTGACTGGCCGAGTAACGGAATGCCGTTGTTGTATCTGGATGATCGTCACGATGCGAAGATGACAGCCATGATCCTGGTAAAGTCGGGTATTACATTACTTGCCAAACAACAGGGTCGCGGATGTATCCTGAACGTCCACGCCATGGCGCACTCCTCCGGCGCATACATTATCCAGGAGTCGTTCAACGATTCGGAGACCACCCGGTCCACGGCGGAAGTGAACTGGACGTTAAGTCAACTGATTTTATTCGGGGGTGATGTTTCGAGCGACTCACTGAGCGTCACACGCGGAGAATCTGTATACCGCCACTGCAACCGTCTCACCAACTACTACAATCCGCACGATGCCGTGCTGGCAATTTCCAATGCAAAACGCGCCGGCTTCAAAAACCGCGTTGGCCGCATCGGATTGCCTTCGGACGTACCCCCAAAAGCGGTCGATGTCCATTGTGGCGACTACTACAAAGCCCACGGTGTGAATCTTGAGGTCCGAAAAGGCAAACCCTCTCATGCCTGGTATTTTTATTCGGATGTGTGGTGGAAAGATGTCTATGGAACCTTGATGGGGAACGACGACCGGAATGTTATTGCGAGTCGCGTGTTGCGCGACGGAAAATTATTTATCCAAGAAGTTTAA
- a CDS encoding FG-GAP-like repeat-containing protein has protein sequence MKNRTRCLLFFLSMGITSAIAQAPVIATFSPASGPVGTAVSITGENFSSTPADNIVYFGATRATVIAASATQLDVTAPWGATFKPVTVTVNGLTAYSSKPFVVTFSGSTGTFANRTDFYGGMQTRWGIVGDVDGDGKTDLLAVDEAGNTVSVLRNTSTTGTLSWESFAPMVSFPTGLNPYSLALGDLDGDGMQDLVVTNVNGSSISVFRNTSSPGSIAFEAAVDFESDPGPYFVSIRDLDGDGRSDIATAVANNFGVGLVSVYRNTAVLGSITLDSFAPRVSIQAGNGGVWCVMLEDVDSDAKPDILVSSGGDGQFSILKNVSTPGVLDAGSFAEKVNFHTGGYPAIMAVADFDGDDKKDVAISANDSLFLFRNTSMPGEINAASFVRQDVLAPSGNWNPTAGDVDGDGKQDLLIRGGGGSLLIYKNNSTPGGFSFSMPTALPVGDGSLGISVTDLDGDGKSDLMLSHEIFNTLIVFQNIELNPPTALPADFVGNAGFEAKWMGLENTYEYHLDVSTAADFLSFVPGYENKIISLWNPGLIRSTVTGLAPNTDYFYRVRAITNNLPSPNSATIAVHTTPHPAMASPNIWANQFGDWGEEEVQTMTSDDHGNIYVAGHFNGTLSFGTTTLTSQGDFDIFFARLDANGNAVWARSIGGPYYDNEVSIAVDDHGLYLTAQFWGDTDVDPGPASTIFSNEGQPYVNDGFFAKYNLNDGSLAWARKLTDAASWSSSSIGVDNSGVYLTGHYSGAVDFNPGAGIATLTSQGQDDVFLAKYTTRGNYVWARSMGGAGNDTSWGLLVDDSGVYIHGHYGDSGDFDPRSGEYILYGFGGFFGRYDLGTGNFRYAKSVGTGSIYSMCRFGNSVYIVGDFYGVIDADPGAGTSMIGSYEFNNVLIGKYGLSDGKYRWAQSLPTTGFALARKVLADPSGIYVSGLFGGSVDFDPSVNEAARSNARTETFSAHYSFHDGSLDWAKTLGGPSGYSVSIAAAMTRSGYYLAGLFGETVNFDPYTGSTFRTGVANNDVFIAKYQRSCMDIDKPFITALAHSENLLLRSSSSTDNQWFKNGEALKGATDQILKVRSSGSYTVQVNHHGCYSPMSDAFVVTKKNGDRNFTAETNAGSNIRLYPNPASDMLNIDWQDLDGDVPSEVTITDAFGRKLFSRTMSTGESVLDVSNLPTGLYVFQVRQGSKVYDERFIKK, from the coding sequence ATGAAAAACAGAACACGGTGTCTTCTTTTCTTTCTGTCGATGGGTATCACATCGGCAATTGCCCAAGCTCCTGTTATTGCTACATTCTCGCCAGCGAGCGGGCCGGTGGGAACGGCGGTGAGCATCACGGGAGAAAATTTCAGCTCCACTCCGGCCGACAACATCGTTTACTTTGGCGCCACCCGCGCCACGGTGATAGCAGCGTCGGCAACACAACTTGACGTGACCGCGCCATGGGGTGCAACCTTCAAACCGGTAACCGTCACGGTAAACGGACTGACCGCCTATTCGAGCAAGCCGTTCGTGGTCACCTTCTCAGGCAGTACCGGCACGTTCGCCAACCGGACTGATTTTTATGGGGGAATGCAAACCCGATGGGGAATCGTCGGCGATGTAGACGGTGATGGAAAAACGGATCTCCTGGCAGTGGATGAAGCCGGGAATACCGTCTCCGTTTTAAGAAACACAAGCACAACGGGAACGCTGTCTTGGGAATCCTTTGCGCCCATGGTAAGCTTTCCTACCGGACTGAATCCTTATTCCCTTGCCCTTGGGGATTTGGATGGAGACGGAATGCAGGATTTGGTGGTGACCAATGTAAATGGCAGTTCCATTTCAGTTTTTCGGAATACAAGTTCGCCGGGTTCCATTGCCTTTGAAGCCGCCGTCGATTTTGAATCGGATCCGGGCCCATATTTTGTCTCCATTCGCGACCTGGATGGCGATGGAAGATCAGACATTGCTACGGCCGTTGCCAATAATTTTGGTGTAGGCCTGGTATCGGTCTATCGAAACACCGCCGTGTTGGGATCGATCACTCTGGATTCGTTTGCCCCCCGGGTGAGTATCCAGGCCGGCAACGGGGGCGTTTGGTGCGTGATGCTGGAAGACGTGGATAGCGATGCCAAACCCGATATCCTGGTGAGCAGCGGAGGCGATGGACAATTTTCAATCCTCAAAAATGTCAGCACACCGGGTGTTCTTGACGCGGGTTCATTTGCCGAAAAGGTAAATTTCCACACCGGTGGCTATCCGGCGATCATGGCCGTTGCCGATTTTGACGGAGACGACAAAAAAGATGTCGCCATATCCGCTAATGATTCGCTTTTCTTATTCAGGAATACCAGTATGCCCGGCGAAATCAACGCTGCGTCGTTCGTGCGACAGGATGTGCTCGCGCCTTCAGGCAATTGGAATCCGACAGCCGGCGACGTGGATGGAGACGGAAAACAAGATCTCCTGATTCGCGGTGGCGGTGGAAGTCTTCTCATTTATAAAAACAACAGCACACCCGGCGGGTTCTCTTTTTCGATGCCCACGGCCCTTCCGGTGGGAGACGGATCGCTCGGAATTTCCGTCACCGACCTGGATGGTGATGGGAAATCAGATTTGATGTTATCGCATGAAATTTTCAACACGTTGATTGTCTTTCAGAACATCGAACTCAATCCTCCCACGGCGTTGCCGGCTGACTTTGTCGGCAATGCAGGCTTTGAGGCAAAGTGGATGGGATTGGAAAACACCTATGAATATCATCTGGATGTTTCGACCGCGGCAGACTTTTTATCCTTTGTGCCGGGCTATGAGAATAAGATCATTTCGCTTTGGAATCCCGGCCTTATTCGATCTACCGTGACGGGGCTCGCTCCCAACACGGACTATTTCTATAGAGTGAGGGCCATTACAAACAATCTGCCATCGCCGAATTCAGCCACCATTGCCGTACACACTACGCCTCATCCGGCCATGGCGTCTCCAAACATTTGGGCAAATCAGTTTGGCGATTGGGGCGAAGAAGAAGTTCAAACCATGACCAGCGACGACCACGGCAATATTTATGTTGCCGGCCATTTCAACGGAACGTTGTCATTCGGAACGACCACGCTTACCAGTCAGGGTGACTTTGATATTTTCTTTGCCCGCCTCGATGCCAACGGCAATGCGGTTTGGGCGCGTTCCATTGGCGGCCCTTACTATGACAATGAAGTGTCGATCGCGGTGGATGATCATGGACTTTATTTAACCGCACAGTTCTGGGGCGACACGGATGTTGATCCGGGACCCGCCAGTACCATTTTTAGTAATGAAGGTCAACCCTATGTCAATGATGGTTTCTTCGCAAAATACAATCTGAACGACGGTTCATTGGCCTGGGCCCGAAAGCTGACGGATGCCGCCTCGTGGAGCAGCTCCTCGATTGGTGTTGACAACTCCGGCGTTTACCTAACGGGGCACTACAGCGGAGCCGTAGATTTTAATCCAGGAGCCGGAATCGCCACCCTCACCTCGCAAGGACAAGACGATGTGTTCCTGGCCAAATACACAACCCGTGGAAATTATGTATGGGCGCGATCCATGGGTGGCGCTGGCAACGACACGTCATGGGGTCTGCTGGTGGACGACAGCGGAGTATACATTCATGGCCATTATGGAGACAGTGGAGATTTTGATCCCCGATCGGGTGAATATATTCTTTACGGTTTCGGAGGTTTCTTTGGCCGGTATGATTTGGGCACCGGCAATTTCAGATACGCCAAAAGCGTTGGCACCGGTAGTATTTATAGCATGTGCCGCTTCGGCAACAGCGTGTATATCGTTGGTGATTTCTATGGTGTGATCGATGCAGACCCGGGCGCAGGAACCTCCATGATCGGTTCGTATGAGTTCAACAATGTCCTCATCGGAAAGTATGGTTTATCCGACGGAAAATATCGCTGGGCTCAAAGCTTGCCAACCACCGGCTTCGCCTTGGCACGAAAAGTTCTTGCCGATCCTTCTGGAATTTATGTTAGCGGATTGTTTGGCGGCAGCGTTGACTTCGATCCCAGCGTAAATGAAGCCGCTCGCTCGAATGCCCGGACCGAGACATTTTCGGCGCACTACTCCTTCCATGACGGTAGTCTCGACTGGGCCAAGACCCTGGGAGGACCATCGGGCTATAGTGTATCGATCGCCGCCGCGATGACGCGCAGTGGCTATTACCTGGCGGGGCTTTTTGGCGAGACGGTGAACTTTGATCCTTACACAGGAAGTACGTTTCGAACGGGAGTTGCCAATAACGATGTCTTCATCGCCAAGTATCAACGCTCTTGTATGGACATCGATAAGCCATTTATCACAGCCTTGGCTCATTCGGAAAATCTGTTATTGCGATCGAGCAGCTCAACGGACAATCAATGGTTCAAGAACGGTGAAGCCCTTAAAGGCGCAACGGACCAGATCCTTAAAGTACGTTCGTCGGGAAGCTATACGGTGCAGGTCAATCATCACGGATGCTACAGTCCAATGTCGGATGCCTTCGTGGTAACGAAGAAAAACGGCGACCGGAATTTTACTGCTGAAACGAATGCAGGGTCGAATATTCGATTGTACCCCAACCCAGCTTCCGACATGCTCAATATCGACTGGCAGGATCTGGATGGTGATGTTCCCTCGGAGGTAACGATTACCGACGCTTTTGGAAGAAAACTATTCAGCAGAACAATGTCGACCGGGGAAAGCGTGCTGGATGTCAGTAATCTGCCTACCGGTCTTTATGTTTTCCAGGTGCGGCAAGGAAGCAAGGTTTATGATGAACGTTTCATCAAGAAATGA